A single region of the Silene latifolia isolate original U9 population chromosome 8, ASM4854445v1, whole genome shotgun sequence genome encodes:
- the LOC141597302 gene encoding uncharacterized protein LOC141597302 isoform X1, with amino-acid sequence MDWFVVAVSIFVLWIVSIFRILMISFFPSSISHFNYGDTQPKKAFLLVIAHPDDESMFFTPTINYLTSRGHDIHVLCLSTGNADGMGNIRKDELYKACGTLKVPLTHVTVLDHPELQDGFGKVWNHSLIAKFVGDSIKSQGIDSVITFDSFGVSGHCNHRDVNYGVRKFLLDYHQSSIEAWELMSTNIFRKYSGPLDIWVSSYMAWYHSNTKPFCLINEHPLRSFCAMAQHKSQWVWFRKLFVSFSSYTYVNTLQRIET; translated from the exons ATGGATTGGTTTGTAGTTGCTGTTTCCATCTTTGTATTGTGGATTGTCTCCATTTTCAGAATTTTGATGATCTCTTTCTTTCCATCCTCCATTTCCCATTTTAACTATG GTGATACTCAGCCCAAGAAGGCCTTTTTGCTCGTGATCGCCCATCCTGATGACGAGTCCAT GTTCTTCACTCCGACTATTAATTACCTAACATCAAGAGGGCATGATATTCACGTCTTGTGTTTGTCAACAG GTAATGCAGATGGCATGGGCAACATTAGAAAAGATGAGCTCTATAAGGCTTGTGGAACTCTGAAG GTTCCTCTTACCCATGTGACCGTTCTTGACCATCCGGAGTTGCAG GATGGTTTTGGAAAAGTGTGGAACCACTCCCTAATTGCCAAATTTGTTGGAGATAGTATAAAATCTCAAGGCATTGATTCA GTAATTACCTTCGATAGCTTTGGGGTTTCTGGCCACTGCAATCACAGAGACGTAAATTATGGTGTAAG AAAATTCTTGCTTGATTATCATCAGAGTAGTATTGAAGCTTGGGAACTT ATGAGTACCAATATATTTCGGAAGTACAGTGGACCCCTTGATATCTGGGTTTCGAGCTATATGGCCTGGTACCACTCCAATACAAAACCGTTCTGTCTAATCAATGAACATCCACTCCGGAGTTTTTGTGCTATGGCACAACACAAGAGCCAATGGGTTTG GTTTCGGAAACTGTTCGTATCTTTTTCCAGTTACACTTATGTGAACACACTTCAAAGGATTGAAACATAG
- the LOC141595739 gene encoding uncharacterized protein LOC141595739, with product MEQKGSEKDKERIGAEEKIFCRRKLWKLPGSAMWKILIWRIITDTLPVGVNFARRNIQLEIRCNLCGNDGNSTETMEHLFGDCEISKRLWACTELGIRPSQPHSMDIRKWIMQWINYLEKLEEATSRLVRFMATLWCIWCVRNRILFKGEVFHPNLFLNSWCQEVRKADEVVLECNKDRVKRTHAAEDMGDERGKWLRESRPFFAIGASYNCECIRIMVDAGWKARDKASIGWVAYAVTGHLMVEKYKAIKAESALQAEAIGLREVVLWAKEEGRWHVEVSSNCLPLIAFFAGLEKAHHTTKEILEDILALSGSFHCLSFSYIPRATNKVAHSLARKAMTL from the coding sequence ATGGAACAAAAGGGATCGGAAAAGGACAAAGAAAGAATAGGGGCGGAGGAAAAGATCTTCTGCAGAAGGAAACTGTGGAAATTGCCGGGTTCTGCAATGTGGAAGATTTTAATTTGGCGTATCATTACTGATACACTACCCGTGGGAGTCAATTTTGCAAGGAGAAACATTCAGCTTGAGATAAGGTGCAATTTATGTGGAAATGACGGAAACAGCACTGAGACTATGGAACACCTGTTCGGGGATTGTGAGATTTCAAAGCGGCTTTGGGCATGCACGGAACTTGGCATTCGGCCATCACAACCGCACAGCATGGATATTAGGAAATGGATAATGCAGTGGATAAACTATCTAGAGAAACTTGAGGAGGCTACCAGTCGCTTAGTACGTTTCATGGCTACATTATGGTGTATTTGGTGTGTAAGAAATAGGATTCTCTTCAAAGGAGAGGTCTTTCACCCAAACCTATTCCTGAACTCATGGTGTCAGGAAGTGCGAAAAGCGGATGAAGTGGTACTTGAATGCAATAAGGATCGGGTGAAAAGGACCCATGCGGCAGAAGATATGGGTGATGAAAGGGGAAAATGGCTAAGGGAGAGTAGACCCTTCTTCGCGATAGGTGCGAGTTACAACTGCGAGTGCATTAGAATTATGGTTGATGCAGGATGGAAGGCTAGGGACAAGGCAAGCATAGGATGGGTGGCTTACGCGGTAACAGGTCATTTAATGGTGGAAAAGTACAAAGCAATCAAAGCTGAATCAGCCCTTCAAGCGGAAGCTATAGGATTACGCGAAGTGGTCCTTTGGGCGAAGGAGGAAGGACGGTGGCATGTGGAAGTTTCGTCTAACTGTCTACCTCTTATTGCTTTTTTTGCAGGTTTAGAGAAAGCTCATCACACGACTAAAGAGATTCTTGAAGATATACTGGCTCTTAGTGGATCTTTTCATTGTCTCTCTTTTAGTTATATTCCAAGGGCAACCAATAAGGTGGCTCATAGCCTTGCTAGGAAGGCTATGACTCTTTAG
- the LOC141597304 gene encoding rho guanine nucleotide exchange factor 8-like — translation MVRAFDRTRSSSFNLRKIFEKQNHSPDTTPSETTSSSGGGSMEAQPVASPPVPAPNKGPVSRLSNKGPPSDIDLMKEKFAKLLLGEDMSGGGKGVSSALALSNAITNLAASVFGETRRLEPMPAERKARWRKEVDWLLSVTDHIVELIPSQQAAADGSMMEIMVTKQRGDLLVNIPALRKLDAMLSDCLENFRDQQEFSYIDFKDANEAEKATGQRDNDKWWIPTVLIPPGGLSDRTKKWLQQQKDAVNQVLKAAMAINAQVLSEMEIPESYIEALPKNGRASLGDLIYKSITDEFFDPDSLLSYTDLTSEHKVLDLKNRIEASVVIWKRKINIKDVKSSWSSAISMEKRELFEERAETMLLILKHNFPGLPQSSLDISKIQFNKDVGHAVLESYSRVLESLAAAILNRVDDVIYADNKATNPSPNGSNENLSPSESDTMDKPGSPSSMTLLDFMGWNIDQGEDGKKNSGGFEDYLRDQETEKLITKTPPENKKISYLERLEHWGGLRSPTSRH, via the exons ATGGTAAGAGCATTCGACCGCACTAGATCATCATCATTCAATTTAAGAAAAATATTCGAGAAGCAAAACCACAGTCCCGACACAACACCATCTGAAACAACGAGTTCTAGTGGAGGCGGCTCAATGGAGGCACAACCAGTAGCATCACCTCCGGTCCCTGCTCCTAATAAGGGTCCTGTTTCTCGTTTAAGTAATAAGGGACCCCCATCag ATATAGACCTGATGAAGGAAAAGTTCGCAAAACTACTCTTAGGAGAAGACATGTCAGGTGGTGGCAAAGGTGTTTCATCGGCCTTAGCTTTGTCTAATGCCATCACTAATCTTGCAG CTTCTGTTTTCGGAGAAACAAGGAGATTAGAGCCAATGCCAGCAGAAAGGAAAGCACGGTGGAGAAAAGAAGTAGACTGGCTATTATCAGTCACTGATCACATTGTCGAACTCATCCCTTCACAACAAGCAGCTGCTGATGGGTCTATGATGGAG ATAATGGTAACAAAACAACGAGGCGATCTCCTAGTTAATATACCAGCATTGCGAAAACTAGATGCCATGCTTTCG GACTGCTTAGAGAACTTCAGAGACCAGCAAGAGTTCTCGTACATTGATTTCAAAGATGCAAATGAGGCTGAGAAAGCGACTGGCCAAAGAGATAACGACAAGTGGTGGATACCCACTGTGTTGATTCCACCTGGTGGTCTATCAGATAGGACAAAAAAGTGGCTGCAACAGCAGAAAGATGCTGTCAACCAAGTTCTGAAAGCAGCTATGGCTATCAATGCTCAGGTTCTATCAGAAATGGAGATCCCGGAAAGTTACATTGAGGCCCTTCCCAAG AATGGAAGAGCAAGCCTTGGTGATCTAATCTACAAAAGCATCACCGATGAATTCTTTGACCCAGATTCGCTGCTATCTTATACAGACTTGACATCAGAGCACAAAGTCCTCGATCTGAAGAACAGAATAGAGGCCTCTGTTGTGATTTGGAAGAGGAAGATAAACATAAAAGACGTGAAATCATCATGGAGTTCAGCTATAAGCATGGAGAAGAGAGAACTCTTTGAGGAAAGGGCGGAAACTATGCTACTCATACTCAAACATAATTTCCCAGGACTTCCTCAGTCTTCACTTGACATCTCCAAGATACAATTCAACAAG GATGTTGGGCACGCTGTTCTCGAGAGCTACTCAAGAGTACTGGAAAGTTTGGCTGCAGCAATACTAAATCGAGTTGATGATGTTATCTACGCAGATAACAAGGCTACTAACCCATCACCAAATGGATCTAATGAAAACCTCTCGCCATCAGAGTCTGATACGATGGATAAGCCAGGGTCACCATCATCAATGACATTATTGGATTTCATGGGTTGGAATATTGACCAGGGAGAGGACGGGAAGAAAAATTCAGGAGGATTCGAAGATTACTTGAGAGACCAAGAGACCGAGAAACTTATAACTAAGACACCTCctgaaaataaaaaaatttcataTCTAGAAAGGCTTGAGCATTGGGGTGGCCTTAGAAGTCCAACATCCCGGCATTAA
- the LOC141597303 gene encoding proteinaceous RNase P 1, chloroplastic/mitochondrial-like has product MTTFLTFNTLQWREFSSLPSCKCFTSPLHNSLFSHQFFAFPSAKHSFNSTLSSFLTVKNHASKNLSVAFSTLNHNSSLETLNSRNGEGNLVNFDFKGEKISEEGVNVRKSRKRFNLGDGNGKGSGNSSLETVNLRNDSKISSGYASERVNKGGEEYRKRRRSGEKRFNLGGEGNEKGSDKRVGFDSGRKWENNNGSSGWGREYGFENYGNVWKRSEMGSDGSSLSDERERERDYGGGGWSKEYGSENYKETWKRGEMGDGVSRLELGGGKGVRSMERISGGAVRDNGSRGQKGNGVSLRRSKDDKKVHGQIIKDNDDGSKVKRKERLSKKNKADSVEFQLKIGLDMCSKMGDVMGAISLYDSAVKKGIKMGQHQYTVLLYLCSSAAMGVIRRAKSGSKSRSLDRSGSNDFDGPSDSEEEDEDTDDLDDEGLGVKDQNEKLDMNEIKVSDDVKKYALERGFEVYEKMCFDEVQMNEAALTSVARMAMAMGNGDMAFDMVKQMKSMGISPKLRSYGPALSVFSSDGEVEKAFAVENHMLENGVHPEEPELEALLKVSIQSGKADRVYYVLHKLRTNVRSVSPSTAELIEKWFRSREASRVGKRKWDKTMLAQTMENVGGGWHGQGWLGSGKWTVSRTSIAGDGLCRCCGEKLALIDLDPEETERFAESVASIAIKRDRNSSFQMFQRWLDYYGPFEAVVDAANVGLLSQRKFKPSKVNAVVNGIRQLLPSKKWPLIILHNKRVTGSTVGEPMNKAVVEKWRNADALYATPTGSNDDWYWLYAAIKFKCLLVTNDEMRDHTFQLLGNDFFPKWKERHQVRFSFSEIGPVFHMPPPCSVVIQESDRGFWHIPIASEHQSEADRIWLCISRPKLLVKEQDPIVGADPGESNPRT; this is encoded by the exons ATGACCACATTCTTGACCTTCAACACTTTGCAATGGCGGGAGTTCTCCTCTTTGCCCTCCTGTAAGTGTTTTACTTCCCCTCTTCAtaattctctcttttctcatcaatttTTTGCATTTCCATCTGCTAAACATTCCTTTAATTCCACTTTATCTTCTTTTTTAACTGTCAAAAACCATGCTAGTAAAAATCTAAGTGTTGCATTTTCTACCTTGAACCATAATTCTTCTTTAGAAACACTAAATTCAAGAAATGGTGAAGGAAATTTAGTTAATTTTGATTTTAAGGGTGAAAAAATTAGTGAAGAGGGTGTAAATGTTAGAAAAAGTAGAAAAAGATTTAATCTTGGGGACGGGAATGGAAAGGGTAGTGGTAATTCTTCTTTAGAAACAGTAAATTTAAGAAATGATAGTAAAATTTCAAGTGGGTATGCGAGTGAAAGGGTAAATAAAGGGGGTGAAGAGTATAGGAAAAGGAGAAGAAGTGGTGAAAAAAGATTTAATCTTGGGGGGGAAGGGAATGAAAAGGGTAGTGATAAAAGGGTAGGGTTTGATTCGGGTCGTAAATGGGAAAACAACAATGGGAGTAGTGGGTGGGGTAGAGAATATGGTTTTGAAAATTATGGAAATGTTTGGAAAAGAAGTGAAATGGGTAGTGATGGTTCTAGTTTGAGTGatgaaagggaaagggaaagggattaTGGGGGTGGTGGTTGGAGTAAAGAATATGGTTCCGAAAACTATAAGGAAACTTGGAAAAGGGGTGAAATGGGTGATGGGGTTTCGAGGTTGGAGTTGGGTGGTGGTAAAGGGGTGAGAAGCATGGAGAGGATTTCGGGTGGTGCTGTTAGAGATAATGGGAGTAGAGGCCAAAAGGGTAATGGGGTTTCTTTGAGAAGGTCGAAAGATGATAAGAAAGTACATGGACAAATCATTAAGGACAATGATGATGGTAGTAAGGTAAAGAGGAAGGAGAGATTGTCGAAAAAAAATAAGGCCGATTCTGTGGAATTTCAGTTGAAAATTGGGTTGGATATGTGCTCTAAGATGGGGGATGTCATGGGTGCGATATCTCTGTATGATTCGGCTGTTAAGAAGGGTATAAAGATGGGTCAGCACCAATATACAGTGTTGTTATATCTGTGCTCTTCTGCTGCTATGGGTGTTATTCGGCGGGCTAAAAGTGGATCTAAGAGTAGGAGTTTGGATAGGTCTGGCTCGAATGATTTTGATGGACCAAGTGATTCTGAGGAAGAAGACGAGGATACTGATGATTTGGATGATGAAGGTTTGGGTGtaaaagatcaaaatgaaaagtTGGATATGAATGAAATTAAAGTGAGTGATGATGTGAAAAAATATGCACTTGAAAGAGGGTTTGAAGTTTATGAGAAGATGTGCTTTGATGAAGTTCAGATGAATGAGGCAGCTTTGACTTCTGTTGCTCGAATGGCGATGGCCATGGGCAACGGAGACATGGCTTTTGATATGGTAAAACAAATGAAGTCAATGGGAATAAGTCCGAAATTGAGATCTTATGGTCCCGCTTTGTCGGTGTTCTCTAGTGATGGAGAGGTTGAGAAAGCCTTTGCTGTAGAAAACCACATGTTGGAAAATGGGGTCCATCCAGAAGAGCCTGAACTGGAGGCGCTTCTTAAAGTAAGTATCCAAAGCGGGAAAGCTGACAGGGTTTATTATGTATTACATAAACTGAGAACAAATGTGAGGTCAGTCTCACCTTCAACTGCTGAACTGATTGAAAAGTGGTTTAGAAGTAGAGAAGCCTCAAGGGTTGGTAAAAGGAAGTGGGATAAAACCATGTTAGCACAAACAATGGAAAATGTTGGTGGAGGGTGGCATGGTCAGGGATGGTTAGGGAGTGGAAAATGGACGGTCTCACGGACATCAATTGCGGGTGATGGTTTATGTAGATGCTGTGGTGAAAAATTGGCCTTGATTGACCTTGATCCTGAAGAAACCGAAAGATTTGCTGAATCAGTTGCATCCATCGCAATAAAGAGAGACAGGAATTCGAGCTTTCAAATGTTTCAA AGGTGGCTCGATTACTATGGTCCATTTGAAGCTGTTGTAGATGCAGCTAATGTTGGCCTCCTCAGTCAAAGAAAATTTAAACCTTCGAAG GTCAATGCTGTCGTTAATGGAATACGCCAATTGCTTCCTTCTAAAAAATGGCCACTTATCATCTTACATAATAAGCGAGTCACTGGAAGCACGGTGGGGGAACCTATGAACAAGGCAGTAGTTGAGAAATGGAGAAACGCTGACGCCCTCTATGCAACACCTACTGGATCGAATGATGATTG GTATTGGCTGTATGCTGCTATAAAGTTTAAATGTCTTCTGGTTACAAATGATGAGATGAGAGATCATACATTCCAGCTTTTAGGAAATGATTTTTTTCCGAAATGGAAAGAAAGGCATCAG GTTCGGTTCAGTTTCTCAGAGATTGGCCCGGTGTTTCACATGCCTCCACCGTGTTCTGTTGTAATTCAG GAATCTGATAGGGGATTTTGGCATATTCCCATCGCTTCAGAACACCAATCTGAAGCAGATAGAATATGGCTGTGCATTTCACGTCCTAAATTGCTTGTCAAGGAACAGGATCCTATCGTCGGAGCTGATCCTGGAGAAAGTAATCCCAGGACTTGA
- the LOC141597302 gene encoding uncharacterized protein LOC141597302 isoform X2 → MGDTQPKKAFLLVIAHPDDESMFFTPTINYLTSRGHDIHVLCLSTGNADGMGNIRKDELYKACGTLKVPLTHVTVLDHPELQDGFGKVWNHSLIAKFVGDSIKSQGIDSVITFDSFGVSGHCNHRDVNYGVRKFLLDYHQSSIEAWELMSTNIFRKYSGPLDIWVSSYMAWYHSNTKPFCLINEHPLRSFCAMAQHKSQWVWFRKLFVSFSSYTYVNTLQRIET, encoded by the exons ATGG GTGATACTCAGCCCAAGAAGGCCTTTTTGCTCGTGATCGCCCATCCTGATGACGAGTCCAT GTTCTTCACTCCGACTATTAATTACCTAACATCAAGAGGGCATGATATTCACGTCTTGTGTTTGTCAACAG GTAATGCAGATGGCATGGGCAACATTAGAAAAGATGAGCTCTATAAGGCTTGTGGAACTCTGAAG GTTCCTCTTACCCATGTGACCGTTCTTGACCATCCGGAGTTGCAG GATGGTTTTGGAAAAGTGTGGAACCACTCCCTAATTGCCAAATTTGTTGGAGATAGTATAAAATCTCAAGGCATTGATTCA GTAATTACCTTCGATAGCTTTGGGGTTTCTGGCCACTGCAATCACAGAGACGTAAATTATGGTGTAAG AAAATTCTTGCTTGATTATCATCAGAGTAGTATTGAAGCTTGGGAACTT ATGAGTACCAATATATTTCGGAAGTACAGTGGACCCCTTGATATCTGGGTTTCGAGCTATATGGCCTGGTACCACTCCAATACAAAACCGTTCTGTCTAATCAATGAACATCCACTCCGGAGTTTTTGTGCTATGGCACAACACAAGAGCCAATGGGTTTG GTTTCGGAAACTGTTCGTATCTTTTTCCAGTTACACTTATGTGAACACACTTCAAAGGATTGAAACATAG
- the LOC141597301 gene encoding uncharacterized protein LOC141597301: MFSPFSNLGFRFQLHFQLNSRYFSNSAIDDSRMFLDYVREQCQLGFTNLQFPINLFHQMMSLVRRPSIIDFSRLFAAMLKLKRLHPHSTVISLYSHLDLSGTRPDLYSIGILANCYCHVGCVDFGYSLLAKSLKLGYPFESSLVLFTTLINGLVHNNQLPQAVELFDVAVVKLGIQPDIVTYGTMVKGLCGIGDNAGALHFLRRMNSSPSGCKPDVIMYNTIIHSLCKDQRLTEALNLFSAMKTEGINPSVITYNTLIQGMFNLGRKVEAKEMLIEMIESSIAPDISTYNMLIHMQCKDMLIDEAQALMQIMIEQGVAPDVLTYNSLLDGYCLCGQMDKAREVFDLMVQTQCHPNVVTYSTLINGYVKLKSIDKALDILKEMIEQGIAPDVVTYNTVIDGLCKSNWIPMARQLFNDMQTYGIKPNVCTYGALLNGLCKNAQLDEAKALIKEMESNGVAPNIVIYNIVIDSLCEAGEVKDAEILVPDLLSKGVLPDHKTYTTMIKRYCKRGLMNTAFELLKKMKQVGCPPDEVTYNTLIRGVIINNDLRNALCFRDIMVNEGFEADANTLSLFRNHLWHAKP; encoded by the coding sequence ATGTTTTCCCCTTTTTCTAATCTAGGGTTTCGATTTCAACTACATTTTCAATTAAATTCCCGTTATTTCTCCAATTCTGCTATTGATGATTCTCGAATGTTTCTGGATTATGTTAGAGAACAATGtcaattagggtttactaatctCCAATTTCCCATTAATCTATTCCACCAAATGATGTCTCTTGTGCGCCGACCTTCAATTATCGATTTTAGCAGGCTATTTGCCGCCATGCTCAAACTCAAACGACTGCATCCTCACTCTACTGTCATTTCTCTATATTCGCATCTTGACTTATCCGGTACCCGACCCGATTTGTATTCAATAGGGATCCTCGCTAATTGTTACTGCCATGTCGGCTGTGTTGATTTCGGGTATTCTCTCCTTGCCAAATCCCTTAAGCTTGGGTATCCCTTTGAGTCTAGTTTAGTTTTGTTTACCACCTTAATTAACGGTCTTGTGCACAATAACCAACTTCCACAAGCTGTTGAGTTGTTCGACGTAGCTGTCGTTAAGCTAGGCATTCAGCCGGATATAGTTACCTATGGTACCATGGTGAAAGGTCTTTGCGGGATTGGGGACAATGCCGGTGCTCTCCATTTCCTCCGCCGAATGAATTCTAGTCCCTCGGGTTGTAAGCCTGACGTTATCATGTACAACACCATAATCCATAGTTTGTGCAAAGATCAACGCTTAACCGAGGCCCTGAACCTCTTTTCGGCCATGAAAACCGAGGGCATCAATCCAAGTGTGATCACCTATAACACATTGATTCAAGGAATGTTCAATCTTGGTCGTAAGGTGGAGGCTAAGGAAATGTTGATTGAAATGATTGAAAGTAGCATTGCACCCGATATTTCTACTTATAACATGTTGATTCACATGCAATGTAAggacatgttgattgatgaagcACAAGCCCTTATGCAAATAATGATTGAACAAGGTGTGGCTCCTGATGTACTTACTTATAATTCTTTATTGGATGGATATTGCTTGTGCGGCCAAATGGACAAGGCAAGAGAGGTTTTTGATTTAATGGTACAAACTCAATGCCACCCTAACGTTGTGACTTATAGTACTCTGATCAATGGATATGTTAAACTGAAAAGCATTGACAAAGCCCTTGACATATTGAAAGAAATGATTGAGCAAGGGATTGCCCCCGATGTCGTGACCTATAACACTGTGATAGATGGATTGTGTAAATCTAATTGGATCCCAATGGCGCGTCAGTTGTTCAACGACATGCAAACGTATGGAATAAAGCCAAATGTTTGCACTTATGGTGCCTTATTAAACGGACTATGTAAAAATGCACAACTTGATGAAGCGAAGGCATTGATCAAGGAGATGGAGTCTAATGGAGTTGCTCCTAATATTGTCATCTACAATATCGTAATTGACAGTTTATGTGAGGCTGGTGAGGTTAAAGATGCTGAAATCCTTGTCCCTGATCTCCTATCAAAGGGTGTTCTACCCGATCATAAAACTTATACGACAATGATTAAGAGGTATTGCAAAAGAGGTCTTATGAATACAGCTTTTGAGCTCCTTAAAAAAATGAAGCAAGTTGGATGCCCTCCTGATGAAGTCACCTATAATACACTTATCCGAGGAGTCATTATCAACAACGATTTGCGAAATGCATTATGTTTCCGTGATATAATGGTTAACGAGGGCTTTGAGGCTGATGCTAACACTCTTTCTTTGTTCCGTAACCATTTATGGCATGCTAAACCGTAG